TTGATGCCACAAAGGAAAATTTAGTAACTGGTGTGGTTCACGGCACTGTCGACTGCAGCCACATCCCAGTTTTTATGCATCTTGCACTTGAACAACTCGCTCATTACATACTGTCAGCCTACTACTAAAAGTGGATTTCAAAATCTCATCAGACTAATTCCTTGAACTATCTCTCCCTCTGCGCCTGTCGTCCCTCCTCTAGCCTCTAGCTCATCCATCAAGATATTCCAAACTTTACTCGTTACACGTTCGCGATGCTCTGCAGTGGTCGGTGCCACTTGGGTGTCCACAGCTTCTTCTATTCCCACCTCGCTCCCATCATTTCTTCTGCTGCAGCATTTGTTAAAATAGTCTACCCATTCATCCTCACTGGTGCTTGCGGTTGGTGAGCAAGGGGGCatgaggagagtgagagtAGTATCATCATTTCGTCCAGTCTCTTcgggagaaagatgaaagcTTATTTGGGGGTGTGCTGGGAAATAATTGGCGGTAATAGTGGACGACACTCTGTCTGGTTCATTCatggggaagaaaaggtggCTTGTAGGTGATGTAGACAAGGTCTGGtgggaagatggaagagtaGGTGATCCTGTACTCGTGTATGTTGATGTGTATGGGTGACTTTGAGGAGCATTTGCCGTCACTGTCATGCTAGGCTGTCCATCAGAGAGGATAGAGTTTACAACAGGCATGTTgtcaggagaagaagactggtGGTCTGTCCACTCCAAACCGTCAAGGTGTCGAATATATCATGCCAAGGCGTGGACGCTCACGCCTTGTCTATCAGAGTTAGAAGGCGGTTCtcccgaagaagaaaaatcGGTACGGCTGTTTGTTTCACGGCTGATATTCGAGATACTGATGATAGTACTGTGTGCTTTTGTAAGGGTCTTTTTTGAGTGAAGATTTGGGAGTTTATCAAGAGGTTTGATGGGTACTTTTCAAAAATATATATCTTTATATTGACGGTGCGTGACGTTCCAGGCTGTTCGTCCTTTTAGTCATGACTTAGCGAGAATGGGAAGCTGTGACTACTCCGCTCGCTTTACAGGTATACTCTGACCTAGTAACTTGGTCCGATCTACAAACCTGAGGATCGAAGTGTAAAATATCGAGCTTCGGAAACCGAAGCCTAAGGCATCGTTCTGCAGGCCCAGAgattcttcatctttgacACAAACGTGTTGTTACTTCTGGCAAAGGTAGTGTGTGGAAGGCACGTCTTGTGACGATATACTACCTTTCATGGTTGAAGGCCGCGCTGGTATATTGTGGCGCGTTTTGaggaatgatgatgatcaaAAGATAGCTAATGAAGGAAAAATAGATGATGACCCCGCGATGAACTAAGTTCAGTTCTGATGCAGTGGGCTGAGAGAACGAAACTCATCTAGATCCAGCAAGCAGGTCTTTCTTTCTGTCACGCTTTTCATGGCGCATATCTCTCTCTGCCATACTTCGATAGGGCCTGAAACTGTTAAAGTAATATTGGGGTAGTTTCACCAGATTTCCTTTTTGATTCTTTGCATTTGCTTGTTTCTGTACGGGCCCGAGATGCGCGACAACTAGTCTTTCCATTCCATAGTTGCCTATTTGTTGTGTCACACTAAGCACaatggaggaaagggatcCGTAGCAGGCGCAGATTGGGAAGAAATGGTCATCTCCGGATACAGGAGGTCTGAACAACGACATGCGCCAATGATGCGTGCTAGTCGTTTCCGAGTTAGTGATTGGATAAAGTTCCGAGATGTATGAGAAGCGTGTAGCGGGTTGCGTAAGGGTTGGCTATGACTGATTTTTGGCTGTAAAGTACACATGAGGCGATTATAGGGTATCATTGTCGAAAAAGAAATAGCTGTTAGAAATGTCTGTTAATATATCTGTTATATCTGttagaagaagaatcaaCAGATCGATTTATTTACGTCAATTGTTGTTATGATGGTCGTACCGGACTAAagccgaaaaaaaaaagtaaaagCTGATATTCATTATCCTCCTGCGTTCATGTGTGTTTTGTCCGTATATTATATATCATTATAAAACTATACCCTCAACATTAAACAGGCAAGCCCAGAGTGCTCACATTCTCTGGATTTGCTCATTACTGGGATGTGGTTCACATCTCTGAGGCCGTTACCGATATTGTCCAAATCCCATTGCTCAAATGCCCTTGCTTCAAAATCCCGACAATGCCTGCCGAGAACCGTAAATGTGAACCTGAAACATTTGGTCCGAATACGAAGTGCTCATACGTTGGCTGAAAGTGAGCTTCGGAGCCTTCTGCCAACTATGAGTGAACTCGGTTTGAGGGAAGGTGATCATGGTATGTGTTCAGAATACTCAAAGTAGTtgcttctccaactctAAGCTGATAATCTCTGTACAGTAACTGTTGGTATGTCCGGTGGAGTTGACTCTGCAACAACCTTACGAATACTACGAGAGTTTGTGAGTTTCTGTCACATCGTACTTGACGACTGAGTGCTAATCGAAGCCCAAGCCAATCCATCTCGACGTTATATTCATGCGAAACTGGGACCCTCTGCTATCTGAATCGCCTCCtgaatcttcttcatcaccatcttccataTCCCTCGCATACTCCTCTACTTCACCCATAAACGGAGAGCCAAACCTTTCCCCCTGCCAATGGGAGCGAGACTGGAATGATGTTCTAAAAGTGGCTATGCAGGTCGGGATCCCAAAGGACTCAATCAGGCTCGTAGATCTGTCGAAGGAGTACTGGAGTAGGGTGTTTGAACCCGCAGTGGGAGTATGGGAGAGGGGTGGGACACCTAATCCAGATGTGGATTGTAACAGGTACGCCATAATATGCTCGAAGTTTATTGTAATCGGCTGACAATGGAACGTAGGGAGATCAAGTTTGGTGCTTTATTGGATGTCTTGCCAAAGAAAGACAGACATTTCCTTGCAACAGGTCATTATGGCCGTGTTGCCCACCCCCCACATCTGGGTGCTTCGAAGCTTTTACGAGCAACGGATCAATCCAAAGATCAAACCTATTACCTCTCTCAAATGACCGAACCGCAACTATCTCGCGTATGTTCCTGTGCATTTCCCTTTATTGTTCATGAAGCTGAATGGAGATGGCAGgcaattcttcctcttggaGGTTTATTAAAAACTGACGTAAGACGATTGGCAGAGCATTGGGGTTTACCGAacgcgaagaaggaagagtctATGGGCGTGTGTTTCATTGGAGAGCGAGGGAAGTTTGGAGATTTCATCTGTGCGTGATATCACATTGCTTTTGGAGTAAATTATAACTTACCATCTGCCGTttattcttcctctcttgaCTTTCCACTTTCAGCGCAATACACATCCCCACCTGAACCAGGCTATCTCATTAGCCTTTCCGGCGAGCGTTTGGCAGAACACAAGGGACTCTGGTACTACACCATTGGTCAACGAGCGAGAGTTGCGAATCAGCTGAAACCCATGTTTGTTGCGAAGAAGGGCGTAGGGGAGAAGGGGACTGATATATTGGTCGTCCCGGGATCGTGAGTTtcctccatttcttcttcaccatttCAGGAGgtatggaaaaggaaagaggaaaggatcGGAAGGACTGATGGGTATTGTAGAGATCATCCGATGCTGCTCTGTAAGGGTGTTCATACTTCCGAGTTCCATTGGATACATCGCACATTCCCACGGGAACTACTTGATAAAGAACCTGAGAAAGTGGGGATACAAGTTAGACACAGAATGAATCCTGTTGGGGGTCGAATTGTCGTGGCTGATGACACTAAGAAGTGAGTCTACAATCCTTGTATGGCTCCCTGTATAAACCGCGTTTGTTCAAAAGTTGTCAGTAGCTAACGGAGTGAATAAAGTGTGACTATAGAATTTAATGAGTCAATCGCTGGTGTGAGCCCTGGACAGGTCGTAGCCGTCTGGTATGATGGGTGGTGTCTTGGAAGTGGGGTCATCAACGGTACAACATGTGTAGGAGAAATGTGAACGGAGGGAAcgggggagatggaggtgtgAAAGGAGGTATTTGGCGGAGAGAAGATCTTGGAAGATCAGGAAGTCGAGCATAGCATTAAGCATCATAAAGCGTAGATAATCTGTTGTAACATATGTAGCATCACTCTTGCATTTTTCTCCACTTTACAGGTTCAGGATAGGATATTAACGATGAGTTGTGTATGCCAGCTTGGAAGCATTTGAACCACGTCAATCAATTCCCAAAAAAGGCACATGTCATGCAGGGTATGAACACAATCCGAATCTATGAGCCTGGCACTATCTCCACCGATCCCATTCACTGCCTATTCGTCCGCACTCGCTCTGTCCAAAGCGTCCTTTAAACCCTTCACTTCCGcgacctcttcctgcctTATCCCACCATCACTCTGCTTTGCGGACAGGGGGCAGACATCCATCTCGGTCCAATCGGCCCAAAGTTGATCGACACCAGCTAGAGGTGTTGGGTGATCGATCGTAAGGAGGTAAAGAGCATCGTAACCACCCGCTAAATAAAATCGAATCATGAGCTTTTGCGCTGTTTTATACCTGTGGACTGAGACCTGGAAATGCAGGTTTGGAGAGTAGTTGTGGTAAAAGGGGATTGGAAGGACGTACCTCCTGGAACTCCACCACCTACAACGCCCTTGACTTGCCCACATGCATCTAACAATCTAGTTTGTTCTCTAGGCTCGATAGGTACGCCCGAGAGATCAGACATTTCACGCAGAAGAGAGCggatggatgagagggagagggcgaggcgatggaggagatgaagtgTGCGTGAAGGGGTAGGGGTTGCAGGGAGATTCAAAAGCTACAACAGAACGACTTTGTCAGTAATGgtggggaaaggaaaggaaaggagacgagagagagaaaaaccACAGACGCACCTCGTCAGATGTAAGCTGTGCGGCAGCCATCATCGTTTTTTCATAATCACTCTCGCATTCAGCGTCAACCATATCCCCCAACACGTTTCCCAGCGCCCTGTTTGCATTATCCAGCTTCCCCCAGACTTCATCGGCCTTTTCCCTGTCGTTATTTCTCCACTTGAGGACGGAGGAGACAAAGGAGGGAGTATCGGTACCGCATGAAACGTCGGCGAGTAAGAGACGCAAGTGTTTGGGCAGTCGGAAGGGGATTGCTTTGTTATCCCATTTGTTCGGATGGAGGGCatcgagaagagatgtaGAAGCGGTAGAGCTAGAGGACTGAGGACGGGAGAATGGGGCGAGGGACATGAGAGGCGtaaggatggaaggggagaaaCGGGTGTACAAGTGAGAGCCATAGACGGCGGAGGAGACGTCGAAGCCTGATCCAACTTTCCCCTGAGCTTGGCAATGCGCCAACTGAGCAACAGCGTGAACGGCAGCTTTGTCGTCTTCAGAGATATCGCCCTCTGGAGAGGCATGGGTGAtatgaagatgggaaagTAAAGATCCGACGAGAGAAGTGACTAGCGCGGCAGAGGAGCCGAGGCCGGTTTTGCTGGTTGCAGGAATTGGGCGGGGAAGCGGGGTGAATGGCgggagatggggaagggatgatatccgggatgggagggaaagTGCTGTGAGCTGAAGGATAAAAGTCAGTTATCAACAGAGTTAAAGTGACATCCCATACTTTagtaaaaaaaaggaacTGTGACATACCTGCTCGCGTTGAGAGTAAAAGTCATTGTCTGCAAAGACAACCACTTCCAGACCATCCCCGTTACCCTTTATCCGCTTTATCAACTCATCCAATGCTgtttcctcatccccaaGTTTGGCCAAGATAGTTTCGTAAGCATACTCGAGCACTTTGCAGAGCGTGATGAAGATAAACTTGTTCTTTCCCGCCTGCTCTTCGTTGGTTTGTTTAAAGTTGAGATACAGactctcctttccaccatcttcacccGCAGCAAAAGTTGCAGAGGCAGAAGGCTTTGAGATGGAGTAGACCCATGTCGAAGCTTTGGAAGGGAATTGACCGGCGCGTACCGAGATGATGGCTTCGTCACCTATACCTTTACCTTGGAAAGTATTGGTGTCGGCGACCGGATCGGTGTTGGATGTGTTAAGTGTGCTGAAGGCAGAGGTTAAGCGGCTTGAGACGCAAGAGTAGAATCTACTAGAAGTGCCGATGACTAGACCAGAGTAGTTTGTATCGAGGACAAGATATCCTCCCGCTATGAGGACTTTGCCGGGGGAGGATACCACTGTCGTCCTCCTTGTTGTCATTTTTGGTATATGCAAACCGTTGTATTGTATAATGAGATAAATTCAGTTCTGGTGCGTGGTGAGGCAAGAGCGAGActggatgaggaaaaagaTAAACAAGTGACGGACTATAGCAATGCGGATGTTCCACGTCACGGTTTATTTTGGGTCGACTTTGAAACCGCCCAAGCACGAAAGGGAACAAGATGATAATAAGTGCAAGTACAGCCAAGAGAATTTgtttaaaaaaaaaggtccATGAAGAATTCATAAAAAAGACATATTCAAAATTATCCGGGACTCCGAAAGACGTAAATTAGCTGATTGGTAAGATTTATTTTAAATTGTTCATGAGTTTTTCGCGGGTAAATgcgagaagacgaagaaatgCCTATcaacaagagaaagaacggaagggaaggaataAAAACCTATTGTCAGGGGTTTCTTTAAAGCAAGACGGCGGCGCCAAAGAGCATGGAGATGGCTACAGCACCGATCATAACGATTCCTTGTCCGTGGACGTTGGCTGCTTTCGTTgcagcggaagaagagccgGACGATTCGGCGACTGCTGCGCCGGTCGATGCGCTGTCGCCGGCAGAGCTGCTGGTGGAGGtcacagaagaagaagaagaagaagaggatgaagaggtagGGATGTTGGTAGGAGGGGGTTGAGAGGTGCTGCCGACAGAGGAGACGGCAACGGTGGAGCCACCGGAGAGGGTAGAAGGGGTGGCTGTTACTGCCCAGCTGACCGTATCGATGCCGTCTGCGTGTGTTGCGATAGGGAGAGGGGAAAagggggagggaaagagtgTTAGTGTGGAACAAGGGTGGGATTAAAAGGTAAAGGGATATGGACGAAAGGGGAGGGAAATATGGACGTACTGGAAATGGTAGAGTAGGTGAAACAGTTGGACGTCTTTGGGTAGCTATTTCCCCCGCCCCATTGCCATCAGCTTGATCGATCGATAAACGGGATTTGGATTTATAACTCACAAAGCAACACTACTAGGCGTAACAGTTTGCCCTACAGTAAACAAGCCGGTCGTTTCAGCGTTGGACCAAGTACCGGTGTATCGCTGTCGGAAAGTAGAGTACGTTCCGTTGGCTTGGGGGTAGAGACCAGGAGGGGCGGCGGCTTCGCCTTCGCAGGATGTGAAAGAGTTGTTGGTGTTGTAAAAGTCCCTGTGGTGCGCGAGGAGAGACGGATCGCGTTAGCCGAGGCGAGCGAACATGGTATAAGATGACGACATGGgtagggaaggaagggaatggagaagaaatcgaCGTACTCGATAGCCATGACAAACGCGCAACCCATGATGTCAAGTTCATGTTCGCACTGCAATGCCGCAGTGGCGTTTTCATTTTCGGCTGTACAGATACGCAGGCAGAATTGGTCGTACGAGATCTACTCATGGATTATGGCGTTaggttggaaagaaggaggggagtCCGGAAACATACAAAActcatccattcctcgtAAAACACATCCTTTCCCTCGACGTCGGACGTGGCGTTTCCGCCAATTGGGTTTCCGAGGTTTTCAGCGCCATGGGGGTCCAGTTCACCGCCGGCGTCGCCGTCTGGCTATAGAGACGGGCCGTCAGTTCGTTCCCATTTCTCGCATTTCAGAGCAAGGGCCTTACAATACCGATCCTGGTCGCGTCCCAGACTGGAATGGGTCAAACGCGTCAATGTCAGTTTGTTTGGGGAGATTGTAAAcagagaaaaggcaaaagaCTTACAGCCCCAGATCTGGACGTACAGCGGGGTCTTGACAAACTACTCGTCGTTGATGAGCATTCCATCTGGCGAAAAAGCAAggatggggaaaggaagagcgaACGCACGTGAGCAGCAGAAATAACGCCGTCTGGGATGAGCCTCGCGCCATTCCTTGGCTTAGTACAGTACGCAACGACTTCTGGCTCGATATTACCTATCAGATTCTCTTGGCCGCCAGTGACGTTGAGGGGTCCCCAGAGACAAAAGTCGTCGACGCCgttgagagagatgaggcGTGAGTCGGATGTCTGGTTGACATACGAGCCGATGGGGTAGAACTCGGGAGTGTCGGGGTTGGTGGGCCCGTTGGGGAAGCTGGCTGTGACCTGGGCGTGCGCGAGGGGAGTGAGGGCCAGGAgggcggggaggagggagagggagagcaTGGTGTGGACGGTGGATGCGAGGGGACAAAGCGGGGAGCGGAGAAGGAATAACGGGAGGGAAAGTGTGTTTTATATAGGGAACGCGACTGCCAAGGCGGGAGGGTCTTCTACTTGGCAGGGGCAAATGCGGCATCACAGGGGAAGGCGGGTACCCATCTCCAACGGAAAAATGACCATCGCTGCAGCTGTGGCTGTGTGTAGTACTATCCACGTGACTCGCGGATGCAGTGGCGACCTAAACATACATGCATACGAGCAAATATACACGCTATGCATACTTCTTCTCGAGATGCACATCCTTACCGTGAAGAGCAGCAACACAAACGCCAAGAACTTTTTGCTCGTAAACACAAACTTTGAACGCTGGATCCTGCTCGAGGACCAGCATGAGCGGATTGAGCGATCGCAGGATGAAGCTAAGGagcgagaggaggagatgtctgctgagaagaaagacggaaagcaaggaaagagtGGGAGTGGATGGTTTGGAAAGACGTTTTGGGCAGAAGCAGTGTTGGCGTACACGATACATAAGACAGCGTTGTTACCTTTTAGAGCAGGGTTGACCGTGGCGTGGACACCAAAGTTTGTGGGGTGGTTGGCCAAGAGGGGATGGGTTGGTAAAGTGCgttcctctctcttttcgtTGTAACGTGTAGTGTCGAGCTGACCATGATGTCTATTTTTACCCCTTCCTAACGTTTGCTTCGCCTCACTTCTTGGTAACATTTTTCCCAAAcaatctctcttccatcattgATTCCTCTCTCATTACATACCATTTCTCTTTGGTTCATGGCTCTCGTAAAATAATCAGGGCGGCTTGACGCGCGCAGCATCGCATGGGAGGGAAAAAGTCAGGGGCGCTTCAGATAGGATGAAAGTCAAGGTTAAGAGACAGTGAAAAAGATTGACTGGCTTTGATCAAGAGCCGGGTGTATTTAGAGAAGCCAGTATTGGCGGCAGGTAGTGATGTAAAGCACAATGGAGAGATACAAGATAGGGG
This genomic window from Cryptococcus deuterogattii R265 chromosome 12, complete sequence contains:
- a CDS encoding phosphomevalonate kinase; this translates as MTTRRTTVVSSPGKVLIAGGYLVLDTNYSGLVIGTSSRFYSCVSSRLTSAFSTLNTSNTDPVADTNTFQGKGIGDEAIISVRAGQFPSKASTWVYSISKPSASATFAAGEDGGKESLYLNFKQTNEEQAGKNKFIFITLCKVLEYAYETILAKLGDEETALDELIKRIKGNGDGLEVVVFADNDFYSQREQLTALSLPSRISSLPHLPPFTPLPRPIPATSKTGLGSSAALVTSLVGSLLSHLHITHASPEGDISEDDKAAVHAVAQLAHCQAQGKVGSGFDVSSAVYGSHLYTRFSPSILTPLMSLAPFSRPQSSSSTASTSLLDALHPNKWDNKAIPFRLPKHLRLLLADVSCGTDTPSFVSSVLKWRNNDREKADEVWGKLDNANRALGNVLGDMVDAECESDYEKTMMAAAQLTSDELLNLPATPTPSRTLHLLHRLALSLSSIRSLLREMSDLSGVPIEPREQTRLLDACGQVKGVVGGGVPGAGGYDALYLLTIDHPTPLAGVDQLWADWTEMDVCPLSAKQSDGGIRQEEVAEVKGLKDALDRASADE
- a CDS encoding peptide alpha-N-acetyltransferase gives rise to the protein MSAEKKDGKQGKSGSGWFGKTFWAEAVLAYTIHKTALLPFRAGLTVAWTPKFVGWLAKRGWVGKGGLTRAASHGREKVRGASDRMKVKVKRQ
- a CDS encoding glycoprotein, with protein sequence MLSLSLLPALLALTPLAHAQVTASFPNGPTNPDTPEFYPIGSYVNQTSDSRLISLNGVDDFCLWGPLNVTGGQENLIGNIEPEVVAYCTKPRNGARLIPDGVISAAHFVKTPLYVQIWGFWDATRIGIPDGDAGGELDPHGAENLGNPIGGNATSDVEGKDVFYEEWMSFISYDQFCLRICTAENENATAALQCEHELDIMGCAFVMAIEDFYNTNNSFTSCEGEAAAPPGLYPQANGTYSTFRQRYTGTWSNAETTGLFTVGQTVTPSSVAFYPKTSNCFTYSTISNGIDTVSWAVTATPSTLSGGSTVAVSSVGSTSQPPPTNIPTSSSSSSSSSSVTSTSSSAGDSASTGAAVAESSGSSSAATKAANVHGQGIVMIGAVAISMLFGAAVLL
- a CDS encoding tRNA (5-methylaminomethyl-2-thiouridylate)-methyltransferase, whose translation is MSELGLREGDHVTVGMSGGVDSATTLRILREFPIHLDVIFMRNWDPLLSESPPESSSSPSSISLAYSSTSPINGEPNLSPCQWERDWNDVLKVAMQVGIPKDSIRLVDLSKEYWSRVFEPAVGVWERGGTPNPDVDCNREIKFGALLDVLPKKDRHFLATGHYGRVAHPPHLGASKLLRATDQSKDQTYYLSQMTEPQLSRAILPLGGLLKTDVRRLAEHWGLPNAKKEESMGVCFIGERGKFGDFISQYTSPPEPGYLISLSGERLAEHKGLWYYTIGQRARVANQLKPMFVAKKGVGEKGTDILVVPGSDHPMLLCKGVHTSEFHWIHRTFPRELLDKEPEKVGIQVRHRMNPVGGRIVVADDTKNVTIEFNESIAGVSPGQVVAVWYDGWCLGSGVINGTTCVGEM